The DNA window ATGCTTGGCAGGCTGTTTTGGTAGGTCAGTTTCGTCTTTTACTCCCCTTGTATGACTGCGATTCTACCATGCATTGGCACATGCCAATGCAGCAGGTTGTAACACATAGTACCTACAGTACCTGGTAtagtactgtacagtagcagtAACAGTACAGTACAACGCTTGTATCCGAGGCGGTCATTTGCCGAGCACGGTTCGCGAGCTAGGTATTCCTCGTCAGTGCATCTCATTGACTGATAGCCGACGAGGTACCTGGTATGGCGTAAACATAACAACACGAGTTTAAATTTGCCCTTTTGCAAAGCAGACATCGGTATGCTCAGCTCGGTGGGGTGTGCCGATAACAACAACTTGGTGCGTAATAGTATGAATCGTGAATTTCCTTTGGGGGCCCAAAGGCATGCTGGACTTTGCGAGCAATGCTCCACTACTAGGTAGATGGGAAGTTGTCGTTGCTTTTCACACATACTGCAAAGAGTAGCAGGTATTATCTGGGCACTTCCCAGGGCTCTCGGAATAAAGGTATTGTGTCCCGGATTCAGCTTGcctgggagatggagacgccgagagaggagggaaaagacaGGAAACGCTTTTGAGTCAGGCAGGCATTCTCTCCCTTGAGACAGCGCATCATCTACCCCCACCGTCTTTCTGGGTCTGTGACGTCCGATGCCGTGACGTCTCTCAAGCCATAGATACCTACTAGTATAGTAGTAACCGACTGATTGTGAGCCTCGTTGCCCCCATCGACTCGATCCGGCCCGAGCAAGCCGGCGGCATTGGATCTCGTCTCGGTCCGCTTTATACTTTCCAAGGCCGCCTTTAGAGGAGAATCTTGCGTCTGTCCGTGGTTCGCAAAGGGCGCTCGATCTACCTTTTGCCTTCTCAGTCGAGAGTAgcatgctttttttcccagctCTCACGTTTGTCTTGTCCGCGTTAATGAGCCAACCTGTTCCAACCGCTCCACATCCAGTTCGTCTTATAGCCAGGCCTTCTAAACCCCTTCATCCTTCATTCAGCCTCGTCTTGATCATGGTAGCACTACTGGTGTCACTCGGATGGAAGCAACCCGCAAATAGTTTCAGTTCAGACTCGTTTCCTGTTGGTCCAAATGTCCGGTCTGGGTCACATCCGGATCGGCAGTGACCAAAAGCCCCTCTAGTGCATCGACTATAGCTCTGAAGTGCCTGAAACGCTGGAACCAGTGCACACATGTTGAAAACCCAAGTACTAGGCCGCCCGTACGCGTAGATAAGATGTGCTCCGTGCACTCACCATatttggggggggggaggggacGGCCATTGACCTCGGTTGCCAGGTATTAGTGCAAAAGGCCATTGTTATCCAGAGACAGTCGCTAACAAGTGCAATGCTCCATAGTAGGGTAGCTCGAGCAAGCATATGACCTGGGAAATAGTATATACTGATGGCAAAGGCATGTGCGAATCGCTTATCAGCAATTCCTGCAAGGCGCAGGGCGGTCAATTGCTGTGGGCAAAAGGGGTAGCCAGGCACACCAAGCTGCATAGAAGTAGGTACATGTCGTCCTATAGTACGATATTCGGGAGGCCACAGGGAAGACCCGTTTGTCGTACTTGTATTACAAGCACAATCAGACCTAAGCAGCTAGTCCAATTTGTAAGTAGGTTTAGTTTTGTTAGGCCATTCCGCCATTTTACCACAACCTACAAGGTTGAGAAATCACCTCTCAAAATGAGGGATGTCCTCCCTTGCGTAGAGAGGTAGATGGGAAAGGGCGCAAAGAGCAAGAGTAAGAAGCAGGGGGCGAGAAAAGAGTATTTCGTATAATGGTTCATGTGGTAGATGGGGTCGAGGGAGACAAGTTCCACTTCAGATGCAACTCTCTGCGAGGTGCTTAGCTGAACAGAATCGAAACCGCAGCGATGAGTGCATACTATACCTGGTAGGTGGCATTCCTTTGTACGCCGGCCTGGCAGTAACAGCAAGTCATTCTATAATCAGCCATCGCTTCGTACCGAGGAGTGCCATCATCAGTAACAGCAGCAGGTACCTAGCAGTGCTAGCACCAAGTATACTAGTACAAGTATAGTGGTCCTTGTAAGCGTCCAACGGGAACGCCCACTCTCCCGGTGGCCAGGCTTTCGGCATAGCCAAGGGCGACAGTGTTCCGAACAAAGAGATCTGAATCTACACGGTAAGCCGGGGAAAACTTACTGGTCGGAACTCTTGATCCCAAGTAGCATAGCAgccccctctctctcccgAGAGCCTCATCCCAAATCTCGCTTTGCCACAATAGGTTACAACACAGTCGTGTAAAGCAAAGTGTTTCGTAATTTGCCAAGCCGTCAGCCGCTCCCCATGCCATGAAGCCTCCAGACGCACGAGTAGGATCTAGTACTGTACATTGTGAAATTTGAAAGGAGGTCAGCCAGCAAGACACCGCACAGTCCATGTACATGTTCTGAGATGGACCCAGCCGCTAACAAGCGCCGTCGCATGGTTTTGAGCTGGGAAAGGAGAGGGACAATGCTGCTTATCCGATGCCATACTGTACGGCAGCAGACAGTACAGTATATTACCCGTCGCCGGggtctcttctcttgaagCCCAGCTGTTCGTCTCAAATCGAGCCTGGGCCCCGTCGGACATGATGCAAAGGTAACCCAAAGTGGACAAGCTGCCCCATCTGTAAATCGCCAATAAGGTCTTCCCGTGCATGCAGagttgcagcagcacccCGTGTGCCATGCATCAATCTCTCTATATTGTCCAACCTGCGTCAATGCTACGCTctcccctccctccctctcaTATCCAGCGGCCGCTCGCCGAGTATAGCGATTGGCGCCTGCGTAGACGTACAGACAtatactagtactactagcagGTAGTATATCCTAGTACAAGTATGGCGTCCGCTAGGATGGATACCTTCTCCCGCTCGAAGCGTGTGGTCGCCAGGTTTGCCCTCCGTGTGGCACCCATGTgacaagcccaagaaggaggatgcACGCCCTCCATAGAATGTGTGCGAGATGGCCGTCATGGCCAGCCTTGTAGAACCCTTTCATCGTTCTTGTGCAGTGTAGCCTCGGATGTTGTAGAACGTCTGCTGTGGACTGTTTGCGCACGCTCGCCTTACCATGCACAGCCCAAGGGACTTGATTTCGGCCAGAGGTGCGTCGGCTTGCAGCTGTTTTGCGGCTATTAATATGGCAACGTACTAGTAGTACTCCATACAGGTACATGCATTCTGATACGACCACACGTATAGGTAGCCATGCATGCCAACAGCGAGCAGTTGTCCGTGCGACGAAAGGGTTATTCGCACATGCAGCCATCTAGCAGAGATGGACAGACAATGGCCTTGCAGCCATGCACTTTGTAAGGAGGGGGAGATGGACTCAGAGGTGGCcagacaaagacaagagacaagGACGAGATCCCGCCCAATCCTACCGTGTCCACATGTGTGATGGGAGCATGCCTGCTTTCTTTGGCTTTCATGCGGCCGTCATCTTCGGCTTCGGAAGCAACAAGAGCTGGTTAGGATCGGTTGGTCGCAGCACACAATCATCATTCCCATACACCCAGTGACGACAGTGGACTGTCACTGCCTCATAGAGGCGAAGAATGACGGGCGTAGAGAGAGATCTGACATGTCAGCTAGTCGTGTACGCCGAAACAAAGTGAGCCTTGATAGCTATATGGTCTTTTCTGAGAGGCGTAGAGTTTATGATATGGTACTGGCTTCCCTCTGATACGAGCTGCTTAGCCTTCTGTATCCTTTTTTAACCTTTGGCGTAATCCCATACCCGTTGTTAGAGTATCTTGGGTCCACGGTGCTAGGTATATGAGTAAGCTCGGTAGACGGTTTAGTGCATGTAGCGAAACGATCGATCCATTGCGTGCCGCCCGTCCTGCAGCCGCAAACTTAGGGGCCATCCGGGATAACACCCACAAGCTCAACTTGGGGGTAATCAGGCGCAAATGTCGATTTGTGAATACCGTCTGATGTATCAGATAGATGTAGTCCGTCTCGGCTATGAGTCGTCCCAAAACACTTCGAGAGCTTGGCCAGATGTATGTACATGGCCTCCTTGGTCATGGGCACCACGAAAAGCATTTGGACTCCGTTGCCGGTACCCAGGTGCCCATGTCCAGGCAATGTCATATCATCATCGCCCAAGCAAACCCTATTAGACGACCTGTTCAGCAGTAGGCGTAATTGGTATCttgccagcctcagcatGCATGCGAGATGGATCGCACCGAAGCCAATGGGGAACCTTaatcctgctgctgcgtaACCTTGTCACCATGCGACTGGCCGGTTCCCGTCTCGGGTCCTTCTCATGGTTGCACCCGCAGACATTGGTAAGGCATCACCACATCCGTTTGCCCGTCAGAGAAACAAACACACACAGTTTTAGCAAATCTCCTTTTTCCATGGGTCGGAGAGTCGGTTACATGGTTTCCCTTGTGCCATGCTTGTGAACTCCCAGCACGCAcacccatcttcatctcagaCATGGCGTGTTGTGTCGCCCAATGCCGCTGTTGTTTGCGTACCTTGGAAGCCGCAAACATGTGCTCCAGTTAGCGTAACAAGGGCTCTGTGCATGTTGATATCATGTAGATTTAGCCAGTGAAGCCACTCATAAACCAAAGACACTTTGGCCGAGTGGTTAAGGCGATGCCCTGCTATCTTCGTGATATCTCTAGGCATTGTGTTCGCACGCGCAGGTTCGAATCCTGCAGGTGTCGTATTCATCTTTTTTGCCTGGCAAGCTTGCCGTCTCCCCTCTGCTCTCCATACTTGTGAATAACGTGTACGTGGCTCTGAATCGAAAAGGACGAAGCCGCCATCCTTTGGAAGTACATGGCAGCCCAATTCTTGGCGACGATTTGACGATGACTATACGGGCCAATGCATGAGAGCCCATACAAGGTGCGTATGCATCATGTAAGTTAAGGTGGCAATGACCAGCTGTCACGCATTGTACGCTTTCCTTGTTTCTCGGGTCTCGAACTCTGCAGGTCCCTGGGGTCACTTCCCCTCACCGGTTGCTAGTCTTTGTGCCTCTTGTTCCTTCAATCGCATATTTTCCAACTAGGGAGCAGAGGGATTTGGGCATACGCATTCCAAGCTAGACAATGTGACGAATAGTAGTCTGTCTGGCGTCCATGTCGCACCATGGCATACGGTAAATCCAGTctttgcctgctgctgctgctgctgctgctgccagcagtAGTACTGTGCTGGACACCCTCGTGATAAGCGTTTATCCCTCGGCCTCTGCACCTGCCTTCCAACCCGGTTCATTTAAAGCCAGAATCCCTGGGACGAGTCTAGCCTCGCCTGGCCCTTGTTACCTTGTTTCCCCCACCACACATTGACGCAGGTGTCGTGGCATCGTCAACCATGCATAGCGGTTCAACCCGCAGCTCCCCAGAACGCTCCGTAGATAGCGTCAGTTTCTGGGAAGGGTGCCACCTTGATCCTGACCCCACCATGTTGCGAGCCTGCTGAGGTCACGAGTTATGCTACTTCTGTTTGACGAGCACGGACTCCTCGCCGTATTTAGTCCTGCTGACAGCAAGTATTTCAAGGATACCAATAAAGCCGCATCTCGAATCTCCAGCTGTATGACTGATATGAATCAAGGTACACTCCTTTCTTCAGGGCACGATAATTCATAATCTTGTGGCAAGaggtgagaagagagaggcaagaAAGCTGTCTTCAAGAACCACGGGTCAGATGGGCTCTAGGCTGCATCAGACGGCAATTTTCCTTCTCTGCGGCCGGCGTCTACACTAGCGGCCAATACTCGAATGCATGCTTGTACTACAGGATTAGTACACATGAACGCTCGTAGTGCTTTCAAAAGCTCAATATTATTAGCCAATGATGATAATGGCTAAATCGGCTGAGGCTGCATGCCAACACTCTCTTTAGAGTTGGATTGTCTGTCCCCATCCTCATAAATCAGAGGACGAAGCCTCCTCAATGCCAGCAAAAACCCTGTACATTGGGTACGCATGGTACGATTTTCGATGCCAAGTTCCTTGAGATGGACAATCGGATGATGCGTATGTCTGGCGTCGCTCTGTATTTCAGTGGCACTTGGCGGCATGTAGTAACTTGGGTGTAACGCAGGCTGCAGGAATGATGCATACATAAGAGACGCCCTCTATTAGTGGAATTCTAGATGGAATGACAACCTCTCTCTGCGACCATGGTTGTGGGTAGTATATAGGTATGAGTGCTTGTGTCTTCGTTTCGACTTTTGTTGCTCAGCAATCCTTTGCCTCTGCTAGACGCCCACCTGGATCTCATTGTAACGCTTGCTCACAGCTTCTTGATCAAGACTTGGCGCTAAAACGACAGAGGGAGGCATATACAGCCGCCAGGATGCCCGCCGTGGAATCTTACCAGACAGCCGACGCGACAGAAATTGTGGAGTAGTATTCCGAGTGGTGGCTCCCGAGTATCTGGAAACACACCGAAGCTTGGCCGCTGCTAGCGGCAAGCTATCCGCCAAAGGATATTGCCTTGTCCAATGAGTGGCTGGGTTGGGTATGGGTTCGCCGTTCCAAGCAGCCCGAATTTTCATCCTAGTCGTCACCGAGGTGCAGGGGAGGGCGTGCAAGCAGGGCGTGCGAGTGACTTGCTCGTATGAGCAGTACGAATACCTAGACGGGGTATCGTATGGAGAACTAAATAGGACTCCATGACATACTATACAAGTATCTACCAATAACGCAGCTGGCAGGGGTTTGCATGCATGATGCTTCAATGGGCCACCGCCAAtggctttcttctccattcGCGTCGGCCGGCGTGGCAACGAGGGGAAGCTGGAGCGAGGAAGGCGGTTGGTTGGCCTAGTGCCGCCATAATCAAAGAGATGGGCgtaaaaaaagggggagcAAAACCCAAGCAGTAGGTAGCATTTGTAGCGTTGGCCACATGTAGCTACCGCCTCTGCAGCTCAACCCTGTGTTTGTTTGTTACTTGTATTGGGCAAAGCAATCTTGGTACACACACGGTGTACCCCATACTTGGTAGGGCTTGCACGCAGCAGAAGGAACGGGCATGGCTAATGGCTTGGGCCGCCCGCCACAAGGCTCCTCCCGTCCTTGCCGGGTCCCCCTTAGTTGAGATGCATGATGTATCCGCCCTCTTAAAGTAGCACCACTCGGCCCGCCGTAGTTCATGATTCGCACGCAACTCTGCGGCCAATTGGTGCGGGACGATTCAAGCACCGCCATGGGTGAGGAGCCACGTAGGAGCAATATGCAAGCCCATATGTACGCTGATCCGTATGAGTGAATATTCGAGCAGCTGTTTCATTGACTGACGGCATGAAACAGGCGTCTGTATACACGGCACCTTTGAATTCGCTGGCGTTCCATCAGCTAGCACTGGGTGGAACCAGGCGGGGGTGAGAATTGATGCATGGCCATGGGTACCCTTACAGCGTTAAatctctctcgtcttcctATCACTGTAACCCAAGCTCTTGTCTATCTTTCAAGTTCCAACCAACGGTTTGATGCATGTCGCTTTTTCAGTCTTGCCAAAAGGTCCACTGATGCGGCCTGTTTTCGGCTACTGTGAGGATCAGGTCGCGCTTGCATATGGTAGCACCATTGAGTTTGCTGGTTGGCTGCTGCACAGGGATTAATTAGTAGGTATTATGGACGCAGCCACATATTCGCAGAGACAGTACAATACCTATTAAACGAAGGTCCCACAGAAGCACAGTGCCAGCGGAGCAacatactactagtagtagtagtaccaTCACAGATGTATAGTACTTTGTACCAGGTGCGGAATAAAGGAGAAAGATTGCACTCGGCAAGATCTCAATGACAGAGGCTTGAGCTAGAGCCAGGAGAATGTGATAATAATCCTTGCGCCTTTGCGGCTCGGATATTATAACAAGTAGAAGTGGTCGAATGGCTGGCCCCCGTATTGGGTAGACGCACGGCAAATTCCGCTCCTAGTATGATGTAGGCCTAGACTCATCAGTGCATGATGCAGACTGCACCTGTCTTTCATTGCTCTCGGTTCTAGATTCATCATGGTCGACGCCGTGCATGCCTGTTGCTAGTGGCCTTTCATTCTCGAATTTGGTACAGTATATTTTGTGTGCTGAACGCAGTACAGTTGAAGAGAGTCTTTCTCGGATTGTGCAAGCGTTGCGTTAGCACTGGGCTGCACGCAAGGCCGTAATCCGAGATTAGACGATGAGCCATTGTCTCGCCAGCTGAGGTGTTGAGTTGGTGCCGAGAACTCCTGGGATGAGCGAGTACAGAAAAAGGGGGGCCGGAGTTGAGGCACAGTATGGAGTTTGTCCCAAAGTCCACGCAGAGGGAAGGAAGTATAGACATGAAAAATTgcaagcagaaaaaaaatgacgaaaaaggaagagaaggagaaggaaaaggacgcCATCGTGAAACAGCCTCGCTGGGAGAAACCTTTGAAGCGAACGTGCTTGTAAACACAGTCGTGAAGTTGACGAGAGCCGGTCCCTGGATTTGGCCCAGTCTGCTAGAAAGGGTGTGCGAATAAGGAGTCAATGTAGTACAGAGTAGTGTACCGTATTCCTAGTGCACAACATTTCGCAGCAAAACGACTCCCCTTGCCAAGACTGACCGGCCATCTTGCCGCCAGTCAAACATGCCGAGCTCATACGGTGCATGGTTTGCTGGAATACAGGCGTCTAAGCAGATTATGATTGTGGCGATGGATCTGTTGGAAGAGTATTCTTGGTGACGTTCTTGTCTCGATGTAGTTTTTGGGTGCCTAGCCCCCAGACCGTGGGATTATGGTACAACGTGTGCGGCTTCAAGTTTGTGGCCGACAAGATTGACTGCCTGCTCGTTAGTCTCAGCATATCACAATGGAAAGGAGAAGACATGCCTGCCAGATCAGCCAGAAAGGGGGTGAGAGCAGTACCCGGTGGTCATTTAATTAGTACCAGCTACCTGGATTTGCGGCGTGGCTCTCCTTGCATCAGCGCCAGATTACCTTTGGCTAGTATTGATAATGGGCTCGGTGCATCTTCTAGTGGAGGCACCGCCGAGTGCTAAGCAGCGCTGGCTCAACTGCAGCGGCCAGCGAGAGAATGGCAATGTCAGCTGCACCATGATTTGATGCTTCGTAGATGTGGTGcgagatgttgatgatgttgatgatggtcATGGTTGATGCTCTACTTTACATGTAGTTTATGTTTTGGAATGATGAAGTTGACGTGGCAGGGCTGCCGGCTCATTGAAATTGCGCAGCCCGTTCCTTCCACAAGACAGAACGCGCTTGTCACTGCGCGCATCTACACATTTCATCTACACATTATGTGCACCACTTCATACTTTCATCTTTCCCGGTGGATTCTTTCATACTTGGATacttctttctctctcggCTTATTCCACCGTGTACTTTCCCATCCTCAGCCAAGGTGActgcattctctctcttctctggaCAACAGATATTGCCGCTGAAAGCACTGCCGGCTGCAAAGTCTTGGCCTCTTGAGCGCGCTCTCTACACCCGCTAGCAAGTCCGACTGACGGCCGATCTCACCTTTCACCGTACCTACTGTATGTGGAGAGTAGAGGCAAGAGCCTGAATCAGCGTTGCCGTTTGAAATCTCAATCAGCACTGGCCATCTTACCAAGCCCCCCTTTTGGCTAACCTTGCATAGGGCTCTCTCCgcaaagggagaaggaaataGCATCAAACGCGCAGATCGAATCATTGGCACATTTGGCGTCTCCAGTTCCTGTGCCGGCCCGGCCGGAAACTACCCGACAAGCAGCGACGCCTTTTTGTACGGGCTGAACGCTCGGTTTCACTGGCTGCCAAGACGCATGGCCTCTGATAGCTTCTCGTCGTTTGTCCTAGCCGGAAATTAGGGCTGTTTACGAGCAAATACATACTACCAACAACTCGAATGCATGTACGAGTACAGGTACGAGAGGAAACACTGCCACTAGCGCaggaagagggagggaggagCGTCAAGTGCGCTGGGAAAAAGATGACTTGTCATTGTGCCTTATTCAAGTGCAGTACAGTATTGGATTTCGCATAAAGGCAAACCTGGACAAGGCAAGACGCCGAACTAAGGGAGCACGCTAGTTTCTTCGCTCAAGTGAGCTGAGGTGATGGTGCAGTGGACTTGTCAACAATCAGACAGCAGGCAGCCCATGGCCAGCTTGTCGATGACCACATCAGCACCCTAAACGGCCGCGAGCAGTGGCATTGGGACAGGCGATGCGACTCATTCCCTGAGCCATTGTGACGGCACGAGGGTGTACGAGGCTTGGGTTTTGTGTCAGCGACCCGTGGCTAGCCGGAGGGTCCTAGTCAGGCGTCTCTTCAACCACCCTCTACCCATCCATCATGACAAACACGCTATTTGAAGGCTGGAGGACCACGATACGGAAGATGGTGGGTGCCAACAACTCAGCCAAGACACCCCTGATTGGCCTGTGTCACGGCCATCTCAAGACAATGGCCCGATCCGCCCAATGGCACACGTCGAGCGGCCATCACGTGAACAAAATCTCATGCATGCAACTCGGGAAGGCCGCAGCTCTCCCGACGGAAGCCCCAGTTTTTGGCTGCCAATTCGCACCAGGCGGCTTGACTGTCCAAGGCCGAATCGGAGGGGAGACGTCTCAAACAGCTCCGGGAGCGCACGCCTCAGACACGACACGTTTTGTGCTGTTTGTCTTGACAGCAATGTCTCACCAGGTACCAGGGACATGCAAGTATATGGTTGTGTCACCCTCTGGACGTCTTATCGCATCTACCTAGCTGGGGGGCTGCAGACAGACGTTGGCCACCCTTTGACCAATCCCCTGACGGGCTCTGGGCACAttgtgatgaagaaaaggagggagaaggggGAGAGGAGCGAAGAGCGAATACACCGCgaggaaataaaaagggaTGGCAGGCGGAAGCGGTGCTGGGTGCCAAATGCCGTCATTGTCTCTGGGAACCACGCAGCTACGGTGCTAGTCAAGGGACGAAGCTGTGCCACGTCGCAATTTCATCCGCTGCTCGCCGCGCCTTCTTGGGGGGCTGGCTGCATATCGGGTTGTGCTGGAGACGGCTAGCAACAAGCAGGCCGTCGTGTGACTTGGCGGCACAGTGCGAGCATCATCTGCGTCTTTGGCTGCCCCTCCAACGCTTCTCACTCCTTGTCCCGTCAAAATGGTGGCACAGATACCTGGATAGCTGCTAGTACTGTAGCCTGGCTtcacccctcccccctggCAAGCCCTAGACAGCTCTGTGGGAAAAGACCACACAGATGGAGCCGCACATCATTTCAAAGCATGAGAGCGGGCGCAGCGCGCACAAGGGGAGGATTTTCCAATGCCGATGGACAGCTCGATTCTTGCAGCGGTCCAGGGGGGAGGGCAgggggagaaggaaagaatcCATTCCATGCTAGTGAACCCCAGCCGTTTGCCCAATACTGGATCCTTCAGCATGGGAGCCGTACCGCGTTTCTGGTTCTGCAGCATTGAATCGGAACACCCGTACGGGTACTTGTCCGAAATGTGGTAATTTGTACAAACTCCCAGATGCTGATGCTCCCAACGTGCTAATGTTGTTGTAGGTACCCATCATGTTCATGTCAAGTACATCGGCGAGGCACCCTCACAACGTCTTGCGGCAGTGTTTCATTTTCCGTCGCAAGTTTTTCCAATCAGAGAACTCGGCGTCGTGTCTGCAAGTGTTCGGGGTAGCCGCTGTCTTGCTATggagtacttgtacatgcatgCGCCGCCTGCTCAACGCGAGCGGACAATTCGTCAGCGCCCCAACAGCTGCTGAGAGACCTGTCATTTGGGATAGATGGCAGCACTGGATAGGCATAGGTGCCCATCTTCCTGCACGTTGGCTGTAGGGAAGGCACAAGATATGACAGCTCCTCCCTGTCTTGGATTCCTGTGCAGCAGTAGCCACGCAAGAAAAGGGCCATCCTGGTGTATGTGCTTGGACAGCAAGACCGCCATGCTGCCACGCCACGGGACCTCGACTGCATGCACGTCCAGCCTTTGGCTCCACGAGGTCGCACATGACCGCTGCGGATACCGTTTATCGACGGCGAGACAGCAGACATCTACAAGTACGAGTACCTATACCGCAGATTGTCATATACCGTCATGGCACTGTACCACAGATCCACGCACAGTACTGGCAGCAAGAGGTGGATGGCAATGTTGTTCGCAGCTGGGCCCATGTCCTCTTTCTTCACCTCTGCTTTGCCTCCCTGCTCAGATTATCCCGCCTGCGGGCACTTGCGGTTGCCGGCGTGCCACCTCCCACCAACGCAAGCTGTGAGTGGAGAAGAGCCGTTCACTTGctgtcactttttttttctctcatggCCCGGTCCCACAGTCTGCCGCCAACCCTGTTCGCGCCTGTTGCGGTTTGTTTTGCGCCACTCCGTGCCATCCAGCGAATCAGGGGCCGTCTGCACTCAGGTGCATAAACGAGGGACCTGGCAAGTCTCAGTCTTGTGGAACGTGAGCGGCACGGCGATAGCATTTGGCGCCCCTGGTCGCGCTACCGGCGTCAGAATGGGGAGACGCTGCACGGAGCGCATGGAGGCTTGTGGAGATGAAGCATCCGATAGTGACGGGGGACGGAGTACTCCGGATGCACAAGAGCGAGCTCACTAC is part of the Trichoderma atroviride chromosome 1, complete sequence genome and encodes:
- a CDS encoding uncharacterized protein (TransMembrane:1 (o6-27i)), with the protein product MASFSFSFSSFFVIFFLLAIFHVYTSFPLRGLWDKLHTVPQLRPPFFCTRSSQEFSAPTQHLSWRDNGSSSNLGLRPCVQPSANATLAQSEKDSLQLYCVQHTKYTVPNSRMKGH
- a CDS encoding uncharacterized protein (TransMembrane:1 (o252-273i)) encodes the protein MLLSTEKAKGRSSALCEPRTDARFSSKGGLGKYKADRDEIQCRRLARAGSSRWGQRGSQSVGYYYTSRYLWLERRHGIGRHRPRKTVGVDDALSQGRECLPDSKAFPVFSLLSRRLHLPGKLNPGHNTFIPRALGSAQIIPATLCSMCEKQRQLPIYLVVEHCSQSPACLWAPKGNSRFILLRTKLLLSAHPTELSIPMSALQKGKFKLVLLCLRHTRYLVGYQSMRCTDEEYLAREPCSANDRLGYKRCTVLLLLLYSTIPGTVGTMCYNLLHWHVPMHGRIAVIQGE